The region ACGAGCACGGTCAGCACCGCGATCGCCAGCGCGAGGACCGGCACGCCCGCCGGGCGGAGGTTGAGCGCCGCGCGCAGACCTGCGTCGGGCACCGCGGTGAAGCCGTTGGCCGTCGACAGCGTGATCGACGAGGCGACGAGCCCCGCGGCGAGCGTGGCGATGATCGGGGGGACGGACAGGCCGAGGATGGCCACGGTGCTGACCGCCGCGACGCCGGCGCCGGCGCCGATGCCCGCGAGGATGCCGACGGCCGCCGATCCGGTCGCGGAGGCCGCCGCCACCGAGACGAACCCGGCGAGCGAGATGACCGACGCGACCGACACGTCGATGTTGCCCGGGCCCGCGGTGACGACCAGCATCTGCCCGAGCCCGACGATGACGAGGTAGGGCGCGAGGGACAGGGCCAGCGAGACCGTCTGCCCGCCGCCCTGGCCCGAGATGACCAGGATCACCAGCCACACGAGCGCGGCGGCGGCGAAGCCCCACACCCAGGGGCCGCTCCAGGAGCGCGACCCGGCCACGCGGATGTTCATCGCAGCACCTTCCCCACGACGACGCGGCCGGCGAGCACGGCCAGGACGATCACTCCCTGTACGGCCGACTGCATGTCGGACCGCACGTCGAGCAGGCTGAGAACCACGCTGACCAGGCCCAGCGTCACCCCGCCGACGGCCGCGCCCCACGGCACCGCGGTGCCGCCGGCGAAGGAGCCGCCGCCGAGGATGACCGCGGCCACCGTCATGAGCGTGTAGCTGGAGGCCGACGACACGTCTCCGCCGCCCGTCTGGGAGGCCAGGACGAGGCCGGACAGCACGCCGAGCACGCCCGCCGTGGCGTAGGCGGCGACGCGGGAGGTCACCGGGCGCAGCCCGGCCCGGCGCAGCGCGACCGGGTTGCTGCCGAGGCCGCGCATCCGCACCCCGAGGGCGCTGCGCGCGGAGAGCAGGTAGACCAGCAGGGCGACGACCACGATGGGCAGCAGCGGAGCGGGGAAGCCCGCGGGCTGCCACGCGCCGAAGGACGCCAGCCACCCCGGGGTCGTGCCGCCGGGCGTGGGCAGCAGGAACAGGCCGAGGCCGAGCCAGACGAACGACGCGCCGAGGGTCGCGATCAGCGCCGGCACCTGACGCAGGTGGATGAGGAGGCCGAGGACGGCGTACGCCGCGACCAGCCCGGCCAGCACGAGGACGCCGGTCAGGGGCGACGAGACCAGCAGGGTGGCGGAGACCACGGTGACGAGGCCGACGAAGTTGCCGATCCCGAGGTCGATGTCCCCGACGGCCATGAGCGTCATCTGGGCCTGCGCGGCGATCACCAGCGGCACGGTCGCGGACAGGACCAGGGTCAGGCCCTCCACGGTCAGCACGCCCGGCTGGAGCGTCGAGCAGACGCAGACCATCACGACCAGGGCCACGGCGCTGACCGCGGCGGGCGCGGAGCGGCGCATCCGCGCCCGGCCCGGCAGGACGGGGGCGAGAAGCTGGGCCATCAGTCGTCTTCTCCCTTCTCGGCGAAGGAGACGCCGATGATGCGTTCCTCGGAGATCTCCTCGCCGGTGAGCTCGGCCACCACCCGGCCGGCGCGGAAGACGTAGACCCGGTCGCAGTGGGCCATCTCGGCGTTCTCGCTGGAGTACCAGACGACGCTGCGGCCCTTGGCCGCCTCCTGCCGGATCAGTCCGTACAGGTCGGTCTTGGTGTGCACGTCCACGCCCCGGAACGGGTCGTCGAGCAGCACGAGCCCGGCGGGAGAGGCGAACGCCCGGGCGACGATGACCTTCTGCTGGTTGCCGCCGCTCAGCTCGGTGATCCCGGCCTCCGCGCCGCCCCTGATCGAGAGGCGCTTCACCCAGTCGGCGACTACGGCGCGCTCCTCCGCCGGGCGGCGCATGCCGCGCCGGGCGATCCCGCGCAGTGCGGTCACGATCAGGTTGTCGCCCACGCTCCACAGGGGCAGCACCCCCGAGCGCTGCCGGTCGCCGGGCACGTACGCCCGGCTCACGCCGACGGTGGTGTCGCGCCGGACGGGCCGCCACAGCCGTTCGAGCACCTCCTGCTGGCCCTGACCGGCCAGCCCGGCGAGGCCCACGACCTCGCCCCCGCCGACCCGCAGGGTGACCTCCCGCAGGCCGGGGCCGGTGGCTCCGAGCAGTTCGGCCACCGTCTCGCGGGCGGTGGTCCCGGCGGTGGTCCCGGCGGTGGCCGGCGCGCCGGACGTCGGCGGAGCGGCGACGTGCGCGCCCATCAGCCCGAGGACGGCCGATTCGCTCAGTCCGGAGGCGGGCCGTTCGGCGGTGACCGCGCCGTCGCGCAGGACGGCGACGCGGTCGGCCACCGAGAGGACCTCCCGGATGCGGTGCGAGATGAGCAGCACGGCCGTCCCCGCCTCGGTCAGCCGCCGCACGTAGGCGTAGAGCGAGCGGGCGGCGTCCGGGCCGAGCGACTCGGTGGGCTCGTCGAGGATCAGCAGGTCGAGCCGGTCCACCAGGCAGGCACGGGCGATCTCCACCATCTGGCGGCGGGAGAGCGAGAGGTCCTCCACCCGGTCGCGCGGGGAGACGCCGTGACCGGGGAACATCTCGTCGAGGCGGTGGCGCACGGCGTCGCTCGCGGCCCGCCGCCACCGCAGGCGGGGCAGGCAGTGCCGCGAGGACACCCACATGTTCTCCGCCACGGTGAGATCGGGGCACAGCGACGTCTCCTGGTAGGCCATCCGCACCGTGCGGAAGTCTCCGGCGGACGCCTTCGCGCCGTGGACGAGGACCGTGCCGGCGTCGCAGGGCTCCAGCCCGGCGAGGACCCGCATGAGGGTGCTCTTGCCGGCGCCGTTGTGTCCGACCAGCCCGAGCACCTCACCCGCGCGGACCTCCAGGTCCACGCCCGTCAGGGCCCGGGTACGCCCGTACGCCTTGGTCACGCCCATGGCGGCGACGACGGGCGGCCGGCCGGCCGGTCCCGTGTCCGTGCCCGGCGGCGCGGCGCCGCCGGCCGGGAGATTGTCGACGTGCATCCCCGGGTCTCCTCCGTCTCCTGCGTGCCGTTGGGTGTGTGGAGCGGGTCGGGTCAGCCCTGCGCGGACGGGATCGGCGGCCGCACCGGCTCGCCACCGGTCTTGACGGCCTCGACCTGCTGCCGGAACAGCTCGCGGGTCCACGGCCAGGCGGCGTACTCGTCGGGCTTGAGCACCGAGGCCCAGGCGTCGCGGTCCTTCTGCTCGATCAGGACGATCGGGAAGGTCATCTGCTTGGGCACGTCCTTGCCGTCGAGCAGGTCGAGTGCCTCCCAGAGGGCGGCGACCGACTGGCCGGGGTCGGACATGACCGCGACCGAGCCATTGTCGATCTTGTTGTCCCGCCAGTAGCTCAGCGCGCGGCCGTTGGTCTCGAAGTCCACGGCGGGCACGGTCTTGCCGGCCGTGGCGAACGCCTGGGCGACGCCGTAGCCGTCGCCGCAGCCGATGACGCCGTCGACCTTCGGCACGCTGGACAGCACGCCGAGCACCGCCTTCTGCGCGGTGGCGCCGTCGCACATGCCGGTCACCGTCGCCACGGTCTTCACTCCGGGGTAGTCCCCGAGGATCTTCTTGGTGGTGTCGAGCATCTCGGCCTCGGGCTGGGAGCCGACGACGCCGCGGCTCACGATGACCGAGCCCTTGCCGCCGATGCCCTCCAGGAGGGGCTTCGCGGCGTACGTCGCCCAGTCGACGAAGCTGTTCTGCAGCACGTGCGCGCAGGGCGCGTCGATGGCCGAGTCGAAGACCACGACCTTGACGCCCGAATTGCAGGCCTGCTGGATGACGGGCTGCAGCGCGGTCGGCGAGGCCGGGTCGATGAGCAGGGCGTCGGGCTTCTGCAGCAGCAGGCTCTTGATCTGGGCGACCTGCTCGGTCGCGGAGTTGTCGCCCGGCGCGTTGACGACCTTGTACTTGCCGATCAGCCCGTCGCTCCTGGCCTGCTGGGCGGCGGCCTCGAACTTGGCGATCATCGTCTGCCGCCAGCCGTTGCCGATGAAGCCGTTGCTCAGCGCGATGAAGGGCTTGGCGCCGCCGGCGCCGCCGCCCGCGGCCCCGTCCGCGGCGCCGGCGGTGTCACCGGAGCCACCTGAGCCGCAGCCCGCGGCCAGGACGGCGAGGGCGGAGATCGCCGCGGCCGAGGCGGCGCGCCAGGGCCGGCGTGTGGGACGCATGTGCATGGTGTCTCCAGACAGAGCGGGTTCGCGAGGGGGGAGATCGGCTGGAACACGCCGGCTCGGGGCCGACTTGTTATTACAGGCCTGTAGTGACAAGCAAACTAAGACGGCGTTTCGAGCATGTCAAGAGGATGTTTCCGGTCGCTTCTATCCGGGAGGGGTGGATAATCTTGCTGACGGCTCTGAAAGACTTGTAGTGACAGGTGTGGATCGGGCATGCTGCTGCGGTGCCGCCGAGGAGGTTCCCGTGACCCTGACCTATCCGCCCCTTGACCGCGACGGGGCGGAACCGCTGTGGATGCAGCTCATGCGGGCGTTGCGCGCGGAGATCGAGAGCGGCGAGCGCGGCCCCGATCGGCCTCTGCCGTCGGAGGCCGAGCTGAGCGACCTGTTCGGCGTCTCCCGCACGGTGGTCAGGGAGGCGCTGCGCGAGCTGGTGCAGCAGCGCCTGATCTACAAGGTGAAGGGCAAGGGGGCCTTCGTCGCCCCGCGCAAGACCGAGCTGAGGTTCGTCGGGTCGATGTCCGGATCCGCCGACGACCTGCGGGAGTCAGGGCGCCGGGTGACCACCCAGACCATCCGCCAGGCGCTCGGCGAGGCCGACGAGAGGGAGGCCGCGCTGCTGCGGATCCCGCAGGGGGAGCAGGTCGTACGGCTGCGCAGGCTCCGCCGCGTCGACGGTGAGCCGTGGCTGCTCGTCGAGACCGCCCTGCCCGCCCGGCTCGTCCCCGGCCTGGAGCGGGTCGTCCTGGAGAACCAGTCGCTCTACGACACGCTACGCCGCCGGTACGGCATCGAGCCCGCGGCGGCCGACCGCTGGATCGAGGCGGTCTTCCCGGACCGGGAGGACGCGGCGCTCCTGGAGGTGTCCACCTCGACGCCGCTCCTCGGCATCGAGTCGGTCGCGTGGCTGGAGGACACCACCAGGTTCGAGGCCTATCGCGCCCTCCACCGCAGCGACCAGACCCGCTTCTACGTCGGCATCCGCTGACCCGGCGCTACAGGCCGCCGAGCTGGGAGGCGGCGCGGACGGCCAGCCACACCTCCGCGAAGTCGCCGGTCGCCGACAGGTCGCGGCCGGTCAGCGCCCCGAACCGGCGCAGCCGGTACGCCAGCGTGTTGGGGTGGATGTGCAGGGCCCGCGCGGCGTCGTCGACGCGGCGGTCGCGCTCCATCCAGGTCCGCACCGACGCGACCAGATCGGAACCGTGCTCGGCGTCGTACCGCAGGGCGTCGCCGAGCACGTGCTCGACCAGCGCGGTCAGCACACCCACGTCGTCCGGGAGCCACCGGCCCGTGGTGTCCTCGCCGTACGTCACCAGCGGCCGGCCCGACTCGGCGGCGCGGGAGGCCGCCCACAGCGCCTCGCGCTGGGCGACCCGCAGCGACGACCCGGGCGGGAGCGGGCGGCTGACGCCCGCCGCGATCCCCGGGATCTCCCGCAGCGCCGTCCCCGCGTCCCCGTCACCCGCGTCGCCGGTGATCACGGGGGCCGGCGTCAGCACGTACAGGTCGCGGTGACGGCGGAGCATGAGGTGGGGATGCTCGCCGAGGGCGCCGACGACGGCGTCGTCCTCGGCGTCGCGCACCACGAGCAGCACGACCTCGCCGCCCGGGCCGCCCGGGCCGCCCGGCGGGAGGCCCATGAGGGCGAGCCTGCGCCGGGCGGTCTCCGGGTCGAGCACGTCCTGCAGCAGTTCGGCCAGCGTCTCCGCGCCCTGCCGCCGCAGCGTCTCGCGCTGGCTGCGCACCATCGCGAGCCGCAGTGCGGCGACGGTCGCGATGTGCTGCACCACGGCCAGCCCGGCCGGGCGGGCGCCCTGCCGTTCGAAGGCCACCAGCCACCCCGCCGGGCCGCCGGGCGCGGGGACCGGGAGCGCGAAACCGCCGGGGATGGTCGGCGGCGCGTCCGCCGAGGCGGGCAGCCGTACGCCGGGAGGGGGCGCGGGCACGCCGGGCAGCAGCGGACGCCCCTGCGGGGTGCTCAGGTGGATGGCGTACCCCGACAGCCGTTCGAGCCGCTGGAACAGCCCCGCCGTGTCCAGCCCCTCCGAGGCGAGCCAGCGCAGCGCGCCGAACACCTGGAGCTGGGCTCCCAGCCGCTGCCGGGCATCCTCCTGCACGGCCGCCGCGACCTCCTGCGCGATCGCGATGAACGGCACGGCCAGCGGCACCTCCAGCACCGGGAACCCGCGCTCCTCCGCGGCGTCGAGGAAGGCCCGGCGGAGCGGCGGGACGTGCAGGCCCGCGCTGAGCGCGAGCGCGGCCACCCCCGCGTCGTCCAGCCGCTCCAGGTACGCGCGCTGCGCGGCGCCGGCGCGCGGCACGCCGATGCCGGTCGTCATGATGACCTCGGCCCCGAGCAGCCAGGGGGTCGGGTCCTCCAGTTCGCTCACGTGGGCCCAGGAGACCGACCTGCCGAGGCCGCGCTCACCGGCCACGACCCTCAGTTGCAGCGCGGGGGAGCGCAGCAGGTCCTCCACCGTGGTGTGCGTGTCCACATCGTGGAGCCTATTTCCCGTGATAGACCCAATTGTCCTGATCCGGGGCCGTGAGGCACGCTCAAGCGGTCTCGCCGGCGCGGCCTCGGCGTGGCCTACGATCTGAGCGGCCCGCTCGCGCCGGGCAGGGCCTGACGCGGGGGAGAAGCGATGATCGTCGACCTGTCACAGCCCGTCGTGAGCGGCATGCCGGTCTACCCCGGAGATCCGGAGGTGGAGATCACGCCCGCTCTCACGGTGGCGGAGGAGGGCGTGAACGTCCTCCGCCTGCACCTCGGGTCGCAGTCCGGCACCCACGTGGACGCGCCGTGCCACATCGACGACGCGCTGCCGGCGCTCGACGACCTGCCGCTGGAGCGGTTCCTCGGCCCGGCGGCGGTCCTCGACGCCCGGGGGCTGCCGCCGCGGGCGCCGATCACCCCCGCGATGCTCGGCCCGGTCTCCGGGCGGCTGGGGCCGGGGGCCGTCCTGCTGGTCGCCACCGGCTGGGACGCCCACTGGGGCACGCCGGGCTATCTGGCCCACCCGTACCTGGAGGCGGAGACCGCCCGCCTGATCGTCGACGCGGGCGTGCGGACCGTCGGCGTCGACGCCCTCAGCGTCGACCCGACTCCCGCTCCCGCCGACCTGCCCGCGCACCGGGTGCTCTGCGGGGCGCACGGCGTCATCGCCGAGAACCTGCGCAACCTCGGCCCGCTCCTGGAGGCCCAGGCCGCCGGGCGCGCCGTCGAGGTCTCCCTGCTGCCGTTGCGGCTCCACGCCGCCGACGGGTCTCCCGTACGCGCCGTCGCCGTCACGACCTAGGAGTGGCCACAACCTGGGAGAACGTCAGCGCGTGCCCCAGGAGTAGGTCTGCTTGTGCAGCTTGAGGTAGACGAACGTCTCGGTGGCGCGGACGCTGGAGATGGCCCGGATCTTGCCGAGGATCTCCAGCAGGTGGGTGTCGCCCTCGCAGACCACCTCGACCATGATGTCCACCGAGCCGGCCGTGAGCACGACGTAGTCGATCTCGGGGATCTGCGACAGCTCGTCGGCGACCCGCTCCAGGTCGCCCTCGCACTTGATGCCGATCATCGCCTGGCGCGGGAAGCCCAGGGTCAGCGGGTCGGTCACGGCGACGATCTGCATGACGCCGAGGTCCAGCAGCCGCTGCACCCGCTGGCGCACCGCGGCCTCCGACAGGCCCACGGCCTTGCCGATCGCGGCGTACGGCTTGCGCCCGTCCGTCTGGAGCTGCTCGATGATCTGCTTGGAGATCTCGTCGAGCACCACCGGCCCGCCCTTCGCGGCAGCCGCGCGGGACTTAGGCGGAGTCGTCATCCTCGGGGGGTGTCCTCTCTTGGAGAGCGCGTCGGTCCTACCGACCTCGTGTTACGGCACCGTTTTCGACATGTTGCGATCTTGATCTGACATGGTGTCAGCTGAATCGCTTCCGTCAAGCGATTCCGTAGCAGTTTGGTATCTTAGCCACGAAATCCCTTGTCGTAGGCTCTTTTCTCTGTCAGAGTCGCGACATCCTAGCTACCTCAACAGGAGGTCAACGGTGACCACCCGTCTCCAGAACTTCGTGAACGGGAAGTTCGTCGACGCCGCGAGCGGCCGTTTCTCCGACGTCGTAGACCCTACGACGGGGGAGGTCTACGCCCAGGCACCGGTGTCGGGCCAGGAGGACGTCGACGCCGCGTACGCCGCCGCGACGGCCGCCTTCGAGACGTGGGGCCAGACGACGCCGGGTGAGCGCGCGACGCTGCTGCTGAAGGTCGCCGACGCGATCGAGGCCCGGGCCGGCGAGATCAACGAGGCCGAGTGCCGCAACACCGGCAAGCCCCGGGCGCGCATGGCCGAGGACGAGACCCCGATCGCCGCGGACCACTTCCGCTTCTTCGCCGGCGCGGCCCGCACCCTGGAGGGCCCGACCTCCGGCGAGTTCATGGCCGACCACACCTCGGTGATCCGGCACGAGCCGATCGGCGTCATCGGCCAGGTCACGCCGTGGAACTACCCGATGATGATGGCCGTGTGGAAGATCGCCCCCGCGCTCGCGGCCGGCAACACGATCGTGCTCAAGCCGTCCGACACCACCCCGGCCTCCACGCTGAAGCTGGCCGAGATCCTCGGCGACGTTCTGCCGGCCGGTGTCTTCAACGTCGTCACCGGCGACCGGGAGACCGGCGCGCTGGTGGTCGGCCATCCGGCCGCGAGCATGGTCGCGATCACCGGCTCGGTGGGCGCGGGCATGGCGGTCGCGAAGACCGCCGCCGACGACGTCAAGCGGGTCCACCTGGAGCTGGGCGGCAAGGCCCCGGTCGTGGTGTTCGACGACGTCAAGGACATCAGGGCCGTAGCCGAGGGGATCGCCGGGGCGGCCCTCTACAACGCCGGCCAGGACTGCACCGCCGCCTGCCGGGTGCTGGTGCACGAGAGCATCCACGACGAGTTCGCCGCGGCGCTGACCGAGGCCGCCGCCGCCACCAGGCTGGGCGGGCTCGATGACGAGGACGCCTACTTCGGCCCGCTGAACAACGCCGGCCAGCTCGCCCGGGTCGAGTCGTTCTTCGAGCGGCTTCCCGAGCACGCCAAGGTCCTCACCGGCGGCGCCCGCGTCGGCGACAGGGGCTACTTCTTCGCCCCGACGGTGGTCGACGGGTTGCGGCAGGACGACGAGATGGTGCAGGACGAGATCTTCGGCCCGGTCGTCACCATCCAGACGTTCACCGACGAGGCCGACGCGCTGGCCAAGGCGAACGGCGTCCGCTACGGCCTGTCCGGCTCCGTCTGGACCTCCGACCACGGGCGGGCGATGCGGATGTCCAAGCGCCTCGACTTCGGCGTGGTCTGGGTCAACACCCACATCCCGTTCGTGTCCGAGATGCCGCACGGCGGCTTCAAGCACTCGGGCTACGGCAAGGACCTGTCCGTCTTCGGGCTGCACGACTACACCCGCGTCAAGCACGTGATGCACTACATCGGCGAATAGGTTCCCGGCGCAAGCCGTACGACCTATCGATAAAGAGGGATAAGCCTGGAATGACAGATATCCAGGCGGGCCCGGGGGCGGCGGTCGCCGCCGCCCCCGGATCAGTCAGCGTGCCCGCCATCGAACTCGACAACGTGGTCAAGGAGTACGTCTCGCACGGCGAGGTCGTACGGGCGGTCAAGGGCGTGAGCCTCGCGATCGCGGAAGGGGAGTTCTTCTCTCTCCTCGGGCCCTCCGGCTGCGGCAAGACCACCAGCATGCGGATGATCGCCGGGTTCGAGGACCCCACCCAGGGGGTCGTCAGGCTCCTCGGGGAGGACGTCACGCACGTCCCGCCGAACAAACGCGACATCAACATGGTGTTCCAGTCGTACGCGCTGTTCCCGCACATGAACGTCTGGGACAACGTCGCGTTCGGGCTCAGGCGCAGGAAGGTCCCCGACGCGGAGATCAAACGCCGCGTCGGCGAGATCCTGGAGGTCGTGGACCTCACCGGCCGCGAGAAGCGCCGTCCGAAGGAGATGTCCGGCGGCCAGCAGCAGCGCGTCGCGCTCGCCCGCGCGCTGGTCAACCGGCCCCGCGCGCTGCTGCTCGACGAGCCGCTCGGCGCGCTCGACCTCAAGCTGCGCCAGGCCATGCAGATCGAGCTCAAGCGCATCCAGCGCGAGGTCGGTATCACGTTCGTCTACGTGACGCACGATCAGAGCGAGGCGCTGACGATGAGCGAC is a window of Microbispora sp. NBC_01189 DNA encoding:
- a CDS encoding ABC transporter permease; this translates as MNIRVAGSRSWSGPWVWGFAAAALVWLVILVISGQGGGQTVSLALSLAPYLVIVGLGQMLVVTAGPGNIDVSVASVISLAGFVSVAAASATGSAAVGILAGIGAGAGVAAVSTVAILGLSVPPIIATLAAGLVASSITLSTANGFTAVPDAGLRAALNLRPAGVPVLALAIAVLTVLVAALLRRTVYGRSLVAVGQNRRAAERAGVPVARVIATTYLLSGALAGLTGALLAAYIAPSADLGTRYLLDSVAVVVIGGTLISGGRAVPVGVWGAALFFILLDGLVNLVGWSTAAQNLLKGGLVLLVLFLAGGGDRSGGLASLFRRRPRPAAATTTTTTSTATTITGEDTDG
- a CDS encoding ABC transporter permease produces the protein MAQLLAPVLPGRARMRRSAPAAVSAVALVVMVCVCSTLQPGVLTVEGLTLVLSATVPLVIAAQAQMTLMAVGDIDLGIGNFVGLVTVVSATLLVSSPLTGVLVLAGLVAAYAVLGLLIHLRQVPALIATLGASFVWLGLGLFLLPTPGGTTPGWLASFGAWQPAGFPAPLLPIVVVALLVYLLSARSALGVRMRGLGSNPVALRRAGLRPVTSRVAAYATAGVLGVLSGLVLASQTGGGDVSSASSYTLMTVAAVILGGGSFAGGTAVPWGAAVGGVTLGLVSVVLSLLDVRSDMQSAVQGVIVLAVLAGRVVVGKVLR
- a CDS encoding sugar ABC transporter ATP-binding protein; translated protein: MHVDNLPAGGAAPPGTDTGPAGRPPVVAAMGVTKAYGRTRALTGVDLEVRAGEVLGLVGHNGAGKSTLMRVLAGLEPCDAGTVLVHGAKASAGDFRTVRMAYQETSLCPDLTVAENMWVSSRHCLPRLRWRRAASDAVRHRLDEMFPGHGVSPRDRVEDLSLSRRQMVEIARACLVDRLDLLILDEPTESLGPDAARSLYAYVRRLTEAGTAVLLISHRIREVLSVADRVAVLRDGAVTAERPASGLSESAVLGLMGAHVAAPPTSGAPATAGTTAGTTARETVAELLGATGPGLREVTLRVGGGEVVGLAGLAGQGQQEVLERLWRPVRRDTTVGVSRAYVPGDRQRSGVLPLWSVGDNLIVTALRGIARRGMRRPAEERAVVADWVKRLSIRGGAEAGITELSGGNQQKVIVARAFASPAGLVLLDDPFRGVDVHTKTDLYGLIRQEAAKGRSVVWYSSENAEMAHCDRVYVFRAGRVVAELTGEEISEERIIGVSFAEKGEDD
- a CDS encoding ABC transporter substrate-binding protein: MRPTRRPWRAASAAAISALAVLAAGCGSGGSGDTAGAADGAAGGGAGGAKPFIALSNGFIGNGWRQTMIAKFEAAAQQARSDGLIGKYKVVNAPGDNSATEQVAQIKSLLLQKPDALLIDPASPTALQPVIQQACNSGVKVVVFDSAIDAPCAHVLQNSFVDWATYAAKPLLEGIGGKGSVIVSRGVVGSQPEAEMLDTTKKILGDYPGVKTVATVTGMCDGATAQKAVLGVLSSVPKVDGVIGCGDGYGVAQAFATAGKTVPAVDFETNGRALSYWRDNKIDNGSVAVMSDPGQSVAALWEALDLLDGKDVPKQMTFPIVLIEQKDRDAWASVLKPDEYAAWPWTRELFRQQVEAVKTGGEPVRPPIPSAQG
- a CDS encoding GntR family transcriptional regulator, coding for MTLTYPPLDRDGAEPLWMQLMRALRAEIESGERGPDRPLPSEAELSDLFGVSRTVVREALRELVQQRLIYKVKGKGAFVAPRKTELRFVGSMSGSADDLRESGRRVTTQTIRQALGEADEREAALLRIPQGEQVVRLRRLRRVDGEPWLLVETALPARLVPGLERVVLENQSLYDTLRRRYGIEPAAADRWIEAVFPDREDAALLEVSTSTPLLGIESVAWLEDTTRFEAYRALHRSDQTRFYVGIR
- a CDS encoding PucR family transcriptional regulator, which codes for MDTHTTVEDLLRSPALQLRVVAGERGLGRSVSWAHVSELEDPTPWLLGAEVIMTTGIGVPRAGAAQRAYLERLDDAGVAALALSAGLHVPPLRRAFLDAAEERGFPVLEVPLAVPFIAIAQEVAAAVQEDARQRLGAQLQVFGALRWLASEGLDTAGLFQRLERLSGYAIHLSTPQGRPLLPGVPAPPPGVRLPASADAPPTIPGGFALPVPAPGGPAGWLVAFERQGARPAGLAVVQHIATVAALRLAMVRSQRETLRRQGAETLAELLQDVLDPETARRRLALMGLPPGGPGGPGGEVVLLVVRDAEDDAVVGALGEHPHLMLRRHRDLYVLTPAPVITGDAGDGDAGTALREIPGIAAGVSRPLPPGSSLRVAQREALWAASRAAESGRPLVTYGEDTTGRWLPDDVGVLTALVEHVLGDALRYDAEHGSDLVASVRTWMERDRRVDDAARALHIHPNTLAYRLRRFGALTGRDLSATGDFAEVWLAVRAASQLGGL
- a CDS encoding cyclase family protein; amino-acid sequence: MIVDLSQPVVSGMPVYPGDPEVEITPALTVAEEGVNVLRLHLGSQSGTHVDAPCHIDDALPALDDLPLERFLGPAAVLDARGLPPRAPITPAMLGPVSGRLGPGAVLLVATGWDAHWGTPGYLAHPYLEAETARLIVDAGVRTVGVDALSVDPTPAPADLPAHRVLCGAHGVIAENLRNLGPLLEAQAAGRAVEVSLLPLRLHAADGSPVRAVAVTT
- a CDS encoding Lrp/AsnC family transcriptional regulator, which codes for MTTPPKSRAAAAKGGPVVLDEISKQIIEQLQTDGRKPYAAIGKAVGLSEAAVRQRVQRLLDLGVMQIVAVTDPLTLGFPRQAMIGIKCEGDLERVADELSQIPEIDYVVLTAGSVDIMVEVVCEGDTHLLEILGKIRAISSVRATETFVYLKLHKQTYSWGTR
- a CDS encoding gamma-aminobutyraldehyde dehydrogenase encodes the protein MTTRLQNFVNGKFVDAASGRFSDVVDPTTGEVYAQAPVSGQEDVDAAYAAATAAFETWGQTTPGERATLLLKVADAIEARAGEINEAECRNTGKPRARMAEDETPIAADHFRFFAGAARTLEGPTSGEFMADHTSVIRHEPIGVIGQVTPWNYPMMMAVWKIAPALAAGNTIVLKPSDTTPASTLKLAEILGDVLPAGVFNVVTGDRETGALVVGHPAASMVAITGSVGAGMAVAKTAADDVKRVHLELGGKAPVVVFDDVKDIRAVAEGIAGAALYNAGQDCTAACRVLVHESIHDEFAAALTEAAAATRLGGLDDEDAYFGPLNNAGQLARVESFFERLPEHAKVLTGGARVGDRGYFFAPTVVDGLRQDDEMVQDEIFGPVVTIQTFTDEADALAKANGVRYGLSGSVWTSDHGRAMRMSKRLDFGVVWVNTHIPFVSEMPHGGFKHSGYGKDLSVFGLHDYTRVKHVMHYIGE
- a CDS encoding ABC transporter ATP-binding protein, which gives rise to MTDIQAGPGAAVAAAPGSVSVPAIELDNVVKEYVSHGEVVRAVKGVSLAIAEGEFFSLLGPSGCGKTTSMRMIAGFEDPTQGVVRLLGEDVTHVPPNKRDINMVFQSYALFPHMNVWDNVAFGLRRRKVPDAEIKRRVGEILEVVDLTGREKRRPKEMSGGQQQRVALARALVNRPRALLLDEPLGALDLKLRQAMQIELKRIQREVGITFVYVTHDQSEALTMSDRIAVMNDGLVEQLAEPREIYERPASTFVAGFIGTSNLFGGTVQQVSGDTAVLALGPSDRILVPADGALSAGQHVDLTVRPEKIKLAKEQPEGDLSVVRGTVAEVVYLGTYNSYVVMLGDGAEITVFEQNANDSTITAERGDEVWLSWQPRHSYALR